From Pirellulales bacterium, the proteins below share one genomic window:
- a CDS encoding toxin-antitoxin system HicB family antitoxin, translated as MSDLMSDKRQEVFNVAQELFYQAPDWVTFFREVLGLQGVVRQAFPGAEEMAAFEQTDEYAQIQAMLARLRDRSSVKAGANEPTKVITVRLPKSLHDSLRAEAHERRTSMNRLCIAKLLQVIDAELIMIEA; from the coding sequence ATGTCCGACCTGATGTCCGACAAGCGACAGGAAGTCTTCAACGTAGCTCAGGAACTCTTCTATCAGGCGCCCGATTGGGTGACCTTCTTCCGCGAGGTGTTGGGACTCCAGGGCGTCGTCCGCCAGGCCTTCCCGGGGGCCGAGGAAATGGCCGCGTTCGAACAGACCGACGAGTACGCGCAGATCCAGGCCATGCTGGCCCGGCTCCGCGATCGCAGCAGCGTGAAGGCCGGCGCCAACGAGCCGACCAAGGTCATCACGGTCCGCCTGCCGAAGAGCCTGCACGATTCGCTTCGCGCCGAGGCGCACGAGCGTCGCACGAGCATGAACCGCCTGTGCATCGCCAAGCTGCTGCAAGTGATCGACGCCGAGTTGATCATGATCGAGGCCTGA
- a CDS encoding thioredoxin family protein, which translates to MLRTRIGRFAPLSLLALCSLGIVGCGECAREAEVEVGAAVADPAAWNHHTQGLTFSFGYEHGLEKAKAEHKPVMFFVTATWCGPCKQLANESFSDPEIREMLDKFVLVIVNYDTEHAAVKALGAEETGVPRIIFESPEGKKLAVAEGYMPAPEFKAVVQHALDRLDG; encoded by the coding sequence ATGCTTCGGACCCGAATCGGTCGTTTCGCGCCCCTGAGTCTGTTGGCCCTGTGCAGCCTGGGCATCGTCGGGTGCGGCGAGTGCGCGCGAGAGGCCGAGGTCGAGGTAGGGGCCGCCGTGGCAGACCCCGCCGCCTGGAATCATCACACCCAAGGATTGACGTTCTCGTTCGGCTACGAGCATGGCCTGGAAAAGGCGAAGGCCGAACACAAGCCGGTCATGTTCTTTGTGACGGCGACGTGGTGCGGGCCCTGCAAGCAACTGGCGAACGAAAGCTTCAGCGATCCCGAGATCCGCGAGATGCTCGACAAGTTCGTGCTCGTCATCGTCAACTACGATACGGAGCATGCCGCGGTGAAGGCGCTGGGAGCCGAGGAGACGGGCGTGCCGCGCATCATCTTCGAATCGCCAGAGGGCAAGAAGCTGGCGGTGGCCGAAGGCTATATGCCGGCGCCGGAGTTCAAGGCAGTGGTCCAGCACGCGCTCGACCGGCTCGACGGCTGA
- a CDS encoding DUF255 domain-containing protein, with protein sequence MSPHVVVSWRPSSLLLLGLLSAGIGCSRQEPGAAELETKSPARTLTDWGEHTQGLNFVVGYHAGMAKARGLNKPALLFVTESPCGWSKRLASENFNDPQFRDILDHFVLVIVDRHRERDVADRLGATQSPFIAIDMPMPRRRPRPIPIIKHYMPRPEFERSFWKVFERLGIDFTVLPVSPGVSPA encoded by the coding sequence GTGTCGCCACATGTGGTCGTATCGTGGCGTCCGTCGTCGTTGCTGCTGCTTGGTCTGCTCTCTGCTGGCATCGGCTGCTCGAGACAGGAGCCTGGCGCCGCAGAACTCGAGACGAAGTCGCCTGCGCGCACGCTGACGGACTGGGGCGAGCACACGCAGGGGCTCAACTTCGTCGTCGGCTACCACGCCGGGATGGCGAAAGCGCGAGGGTTGAACAAACCTGCCCTGCTGTTTGTCACCGAGTCGCCCTGCGGTTGGAGCAAACGCCTGGCCAGCGAGAACTTCAACGATCCGCAATTCCGTGACATCCTCGATCATTTCGTCTTGGTGATCGTCGATCGCCATCGCGAACGTGACGTGGCGGACCGATTGGGTGCCACGCAGTCGCCTTTCATCGCCATCGACATGCCAATGCCCCGACGACGTCCTCGTCCTATCCCGATCATTAAGCACTATATGCCGCGACCGGAGTTCGAGCGGTCGTTTTGGAAGGTGTTCGAGCGCTTGGGCATCGACTTTACCGTACTACCCGTTAGCCCCGGCGTCTCTCCCGCGTAG
- a CDS encoding carotenoid oxygenase family protein — protein MSTRFSRRDFLRLSAMAGCLVTTGEGLPYCFGEPLPAEPAWPESPFLQGNFAPVQEEITALDLPVIGKLPKDLLGMYVRTGPNPQFAPPGNYHWFDGDGMLHGVRLADDKASYRNRWVRTAGFEAERAAGRALWGGLADPPDIKKLASGQPLFKNAANTALVWHDGRLLALWEGGEPYAVRVPDLDTIGAYKYSGKLKHPFTAHPKVDAATGEMMFFGYSALAPLLQYNVVNAAGELSNTVGVRLTKPVMMHDFAVTENYSIFMDLPVTFDLRRQARGEPLLAYEPERGSRFGVLPRHGRAKEIRWFDSPGCFVFHTLNAYEEGDDVVLLACRLSDYPDVVKMPPPKTIEGDPLNIPTALYRWRFNLKSGETREEALDDLAVDFPRLNDKLLGRPAQFGYAMDLPTGGLVKYDHTSGASVRHPHGPGRKGGEPVFVARPEANGEDDGWLVTFVYDEAEQKSELVVVDAQDFTAEPLARVKLPTRVPYGFHGTWVGADKFDQQRGTV, from the coding sequence ATGTCCACGCGTTTCTCGCGCCGCGATTTTCTACGCCTATCGGCCATGGCAGGCTGCCTCGTCACGACGGGCGAAGGCCTGCCCTACTGCTTCGGCGAGCCGCTACCCGCCGAACCCGCGTGGCCCGAGAGTCCTTTCCTGCAGGGCAACTTCGCGCCGGTGCAAGAAGAGATCACGGCCCTGGATCTGCCCGTCATCGGCAAGCTGCCGAAGGATCTCTTGGGCATGTACGTCCGCACCGGTCCGAATCCGCAATTCGCGCCGCCGGGCAACTACCACTGGTTCGACGGCGACGGCATGCTGCACGGCGTGCGCCTCGCCGACGACAAGGCCAGCTACCGCAATCGTTGGGTGCGTACGGCGGGCTTCGAAGCAGAACGCGCCGCCGGCCGCGCGCTGTGGGGCGGACTGGCCGATCCCCCCGATATCAAGAAGCTCGCCTCCGGGCAGCCCCTCTTCAAGAATGCCGCGAACACGGCGCTCGTCTGGCACGACGGCCGACTCCTCGCCCTGTGGGAAGGGGGCGAACCGTACGCCGTCCGCGTCCCCGATCTCGACACCATCGGCGCGTACAAGTACAGCGGCAAGTTGAAGCATCCCTTCACCGCGCACCCGAAGGTGGACGCCGCGACGGGCGAGATGATGTTCTTCGGCTACTCCGCCCTCGCGCCGCTGCTGCAATACAACGTGGTGAACGCGGCGGGCGAGCTGTCGAACACGGTCGGCGTGCGGTTGACCAAGCCGGTGATGATGCACGACTTCGCCGTCACCGAGAACTATTCGATCTTCATGGACCTGCCCGTGACGTTCGATCTGCGGCGCCAGGCGCGGGGCGAACCGCTGCTGGCGTACGAGCCCGAGCGAGGAAGCCGTTTCGGCGTGCTCCCCCGTCATGGCCGCGCCAAGGAAATCCGCTGGTTCGATTCGCCCGGCTGTTTCGTCTTCCACACGCTCAACGCCTACGAAGAAGGGGACGACGTCGTCCTGCTGGCCTGCCGGCTGAGCGATTATCCCGACGTCGTGAAGATGCCCCCTCCGAAAACGATCGAGGGGGATCCGCTCAACATCCCCACGGCGCTCTACCGCTGGCGCTTCAATCTGAAGTCGGGCGAGACACGCGAAGAAGCGCTCGACGACCTGGCCGTCGATTTCCCACGTCTCAACGACAAGCTGCTGGGGCGGCCGGCACAATTCGGCTATGCCATGGATCTACCCACCGGCGGACTCGTGAAGTACGACCACACCAGCGGCGCCTCGGTGCGTCATCCGCACGGACCGGGTCGCAAGGGAGGTGAACCGGTCTTCGTGGCACGTCCCGAGGCAAACGGCGAGGACGACGGCTGGCTCGTCACCTTCGTCTACGACGAGGCAGAACAAAAGAGCGAGCTGGTGGTCGTCGACGCCCAAGACTTCACCGCCGAGCCGCTGGCCCGCGTCAAGCTGCCGACGCGCGTCCCCTACGGCTTCCACGGCACGTGGGTCGGCGCCGACAAGTTCGACCAGCAACGCGGTACGGTGTAG
- a CDS encoding DUF2029 domain-containing protein has protein sequence MDYRPPLSRPARRTLLAKLFASVPFWLGANLFVGCIWLNSGYHGHIWHDDIRPRLVEGKLGAEVNRWLLPLRTFYHQGYDEVLYYEYANLVLGQPVDYEYLQVKHGEVPGFESMFAPRDEAAYRLPYRDMQVEYPPVALAVMLLPRPWVDSLAEYGVLFAIEMSLCLVGALYLAAWLAARHETDPESKRRRMVLALLYGVCFQLAFGILLLTQFDALVSLLVMAAIAAQLTGRPRTAAVALAAATSAKIFPILLLPLFLLSYLLPARATGQSADKSAANRQLAGSLLAFCVTLAVINVPFLWLGGQTFLDTFRFHAERGLQADSTWGIALTLLEKLGFAHYDAGMRFGAREITGPFVAGALLLSTFASVVLPLIVIATYASRVKDAVRHGMPEYAAALLPTYVLALTAGFMLTGKVLSPQFFIWLFPLVLLVPGEAGLRVRHTFLVAALLVQAGHPWLIGLTGINYPPTWLGWTIQAARVVCLARIFWLSLSVSVEHFNPPPRRVASSSITFQEEACDLAH, from the coding sequence ATGGACTACCGCCCCCCGTTGTCGCGCCCTGCGCGTCGTACGCTGCTGGCGAAGCTCTTCGCCAGCGTCCCCTTCTGGCTCGGGGCGAATCTGTTCGTCGGCTGCATCTGGCTCAATAGCGGTTACCACGGCCACATCTGGCACGATGACATTCGCCCGCGACTCGTCGAGGGGAAACTCGGCGCCGAGGTGAATCGCTGGCTCCTGCCACTGCGAACCTTCTACCATCAGGGCTACGACGAGGTGCTGTACTACGAGTACGCCAACCTCGTACTGGGGCAGCCGGTCGACTATGAATACCTGCAAGTGAAGCATGGCGAGGTGCCTGGCTTCGAATCGATGTTCGCCCCGCGCGACGAGGCCGCTTACCGCCTCCCCTACCGAGACATGCAGGTCGAATATCCGCCGGTGGCGCTGGCGGTCATGCTCCTGCCCCGTCCTTGGGTCGATTCACTCGCCGAGTATGGCGTGCTGTTCGCCATCGAGATGTCTCTCTGTCTCGTCGGCGCACTCTACCTGGCGGCGTGGCTCGCCGCTCGCCACGAAACCGACCCTGAGTCGAAGCGCCGCCGAATGGTCCTCGCGCTGCTGTATGGCGTGTGTTTTCAACTTGCGTTCGGCATTCTGCTACTGACGCAGTTCGACGCGCTAGTGTCACTGCTCGTCATGGCGGCTATCGCAGCGCAATTGACCGGGCGGCCACGCACGGCGGCGGTTGCTCTCGCCGCGGCCACGAGCGCCAAGATCTTTCCGATCCTGCTGCTGCCACTGTTCCTGCTCTCATACCTGTTGCCGGCACGCGCCACCGGGCAATCGGCAGACAAGTCGGCCGCGAATCGTCAACTCGCAGGCTCACTTCTCGCGTTCTGCGTGACACTGGCGGTAATCAATGTTCCCTTCTTATGGCTGGGGGGACAGACGTTCCTCGACACGTTCCGCTTTCACGCGGAGCGAGGATTGCAAGCCGATTCGACCTGGGGCATCGCCCTCACGCTGCTCGAGAAGCTGGGATTCGCCCACTATGACGCTGGCATGCGTTTCGGCGCCCGTGAAATCACCGGGCCGTTCGTCGCTGGCGCGCTACTGCTCTCCACGTTTGCCTCGGTTGTTCTGCCACTGATCGTGATCGCCACCTACGCCTCGCGCGTGAAGGATGCGGTGCGTCACGGCATGCCCGAGTACGCCGCCGCTCTCTTGCCCACCTACGTGCTCGCGTTGACGGCGGGCTTCATGCTGACGGGCAAAGTTCTGAGTCCGCAGTTCTTCATCTGGTTGTTTCCCCTGGTGCTGCTGGTGCCGGGCGAAGCGGGCCTGCGCGTGCGGCACACTTTCCTGGTCGCGGCCTTGTTGGTGCAGGCAGGTCACCCCTGGTTGATCGGCCTGACGGGCATCAACTACCCTCCTACGTGGCTCGGCTGGACGATCCAGGCCGCGCGCGTCGTCTGCCTGGCACGCATCTTCTGGCTCTCGCTGAGCGTCTCGGTCGAACACTTCAACCCCCCTCCGCGACGTGTTGCCTCTTCGTCGATCACGTTCCAAGAAGAGGCGTGCGATCTCGCGCACTGA
- a CDS encoding HD domain-containing protein: MSHERIRRQVAYEAARLMLRRHESELTRAKTRAAQSITRGWQHPDDLPTDREIRDELELMAERQHADGADDDRRLLSLDALRLMRRLKAFRPVLVGRLLSALEIDFSMTGVVVGWIHVFAESAREVLAMLADDGVRFRAVDEPERDAMRLSLDAPAGFEVLVHGDETSVFASGDGLTLHGWADLVEFEHLLVERYADITLGAELLEPVPEDRFEVYRMLLAPLEHVKQSPKRHPEGDALCHSLQVFDLARGHLPYDEEFLLAALLHDVGKGIDRHDHIRAALAALGDAITPRTAWLIEHHADATALREGKLGARSRRRLEADESFEELMLLARCDREGRRRKVEVPELDEAIDYLRELAEICGE; this comes from the coding sequence ATGTCGCACGAACGCATCCGCAGGCAGGTTGCCTACGAAGCTGCCCGGCTCATGCTCCGCCGGCACGAGTCGGAGTTGACCCGTGCCAAGACGCGGGCCGCGCAGAGCATTACGCGCGGCTGGCAACATCCCGACGATCTGCCCACCGATCGCGAGATCCGGGACGAGCTCGAGCTGATGGCCGAGCGGCAGCATGCCGATGGCGCGGACGACGATCGGCGTTTGTTGAGTCTCGACGCCTTGAGGTTGATGCGCCGGTTGAAGGCCTTTCGGCCCGTGCTGGTGGGACGGCTCTTGTCCGCTCTCGAAATCGATTTTTCTATGACGGGGGTAGTCGTCGGCTGGATTCATGTCTTTGCCGAGTCTGCCCGCGAAGTGCTGGCGATGCTTGCGGACGACGGTGTGCGCTTTCGCGCCGTCGATGAGCCGGAACGAGATGCGATGCGTTTATCGCTCGACGCGCCGGCCGGCTTCGAGGTGCTGGTACACGGCGACGAGACGTCGGTCTTTGCCAGTGGCGATGGCCTGACGTTGCACGGTTGGGCCGATCTGGTGGAGTTCGAGCATCTGCTTGTCGAGCGATATGCCGACATCACGTTGGGGGCGGAGCTGCTCGAGCCGGTGCCTGAGGATCGCTTCGAGGTCTATCGCATGCTGCTCGCACCACTCGAGCACGTGAAGCAAAGCCCGAAGCGACATCCGGAAGGGGACGCCCTTTGCCATAGCTTGCAGGTTTTCGACCTGGCACGTGGTCACTTGCCCTATGACGAAGAATTCCTGCTCGCGGCGTTGTTGCACGACGTGGGCAAGGGAATCGATCGCCACGATCACATCCGCGCGGCGCTCGCCGCCCTGGGGGATGCGATCACGCCACGCACGGCCTGGCTCATCGAGCATCACGCGGACGCAACCGCCCTGCGTGAAGGGAAGCTCGGTGCTCGTTCGCGTCGGCGACTCGAGGCGGACGAATCGTTTGAAGAGCTGATGCTGCTGGCGCGCTGTGACCGCGAAGGACGCCGGCGGAAGGTCGAAGTGCCGGAACTCGACGAGGCGATCGACTATCTGCGCGAGCTGGCCGAGATCTGCGGTGAGTGA
- a CDS encoding lactate/malate dehydrogenase family protein — translation MKVSIIGGGGLVGSSTAFALQMGAVVRHLALLDVNAELAAGQALDLLHGATLVADQTITADGYDEIPDSDVICITAGLRRKPDESRLDLINRNVDLFLGILGEIQKVGHRQDAIVVVVSNPVDVLTYLAADRLNLPSSQVIGLGTQLDTIRFRSLIAEKLTLPPTQVSALILGEHGDSMVPIWSSATAASLPLDKYPGWTPHLATELFTRTKGSGAEVIKRKGGAGFAVGIAIREVIESIALDRRRVLPVSSVQRGAYGIRNVALSVPTIVGRQGVLGTVEPELWPKELQALRTSAGVLRQTTDTVLSRVGATHK, via the coding sequence ATGAAAGTCAGTATCATCGGCGGCGGCGGTCTCGTCGGCTCTTCGACCGCCTTCGCCCTGCAAATGGGCGCCGTCGTACGACATTTGGCGCTGCTCGACGTGAATGCGGAGTTGGCCGCGGGACAGGCCCTCGACCTGTTGCACGGCGCGACGCTCGTCGCTGATCAAACCATCACGGCCGACGGCTACGACGAGATCCCCGACAGCGACGTGATCTGCATCACCGCCGGCCTGCGGCGCAAGCCCGACGAAAGCCGCTTGGATCTCATCAATCGCAACGTCGATCTCTTCCTCGGCATCCTGGGCGAGATCCAAAAGGTCGGTCATAGGCAAGATGCCATCGTCGTCGTTGTTTCGAACCCCGTCGACGTGCTGACCTACCTGGCCGCCGATCGATTGAACCTGCCTTCGTCGCAAGTGATCGGCCTGGGCACGCAGCTCGACACGATCCGCTTTCGCAGCCTGATTGCCGAAAAGCTGACGCTGCCGCCGACGCAGGTCTCGGCCCTGATCCTGGGTGAGCACGGCGACAGCATGGTGCCGATCTGGTCGAGCGCCACGGCCGCCAGTCTACCCCTCGACAAGTACCCCGGCTGGACGCCCCACCTGGCCACCGAACTCTTCACGCGCACCAAGGGCTCCGGCGCCGAGGTCATCAAGCGCAAGGGGGGCGCGGGCTTCGCCGTCGGCATCGCCATTCGCGAGGTCATCGAATCGATCGCCCTCGATCGCCGCCGCGTGCTGCCCGTCTCGAGCGTGCAGCGCGGCGCGTACGGCATTCGCAACGTCGCCCTCTCGGTGCCGACGATCGTGGGACGCCAGGGGGTACTCGGTACGGTCGAGCCGGAGCTGTGGCCCAAGGAACTCCAGGCCCTGCGCACCAGCGCGGGCGTACTCCGTCAAACGACCGACACCGTCCTCTCGCGCGTGGGTGCGACCCATAAGTAG
- a CDS encoding class II aldolase/adducin family protein, producing MNVYQIKKDICEIGRRLYQKGFAAANDGNISYRIGENEVVCSPTMICKGFMTPEDLCTVDLDGKQLSGRRKRTSEILLHLAIMRERPDVKSVVHCHPPHATAFAIAREPIPQCVLPEVEVFLGDIPIAKYETPGTQKFADTVLPFAKKTNVMILANHGTISYGTSVEQAYWWTEILDAYCRMLLLAKQLGRVNYFTEGETRELLDLKSRLGFADARFNEDMQNCDICANDVFRESWKEAGIEQRAFDAPPVMRKATAAATSAAVASLPAGIDQEALVQAITTRVLEALAQK from the coding sequence ATGAACGTTTATCAAATCAAGAAAGACATCTGCGAGATCGGCCGCCGGCTGTATCAGAAGGGCTTTGCCGCCGCCAACGACGGCAACATCAGCTATCGCATCGGCGAGAACGAAGTCGTCTGCTCGCCGACGATGATCTGCAAGGGGTTCATGACCCCCGAGGATCTCTGCACGGTCGATCTCGATGGCAAGCAACTCTCGGGCCGCCGCAAGCGCACGAGCGAGATCCTGCTCCACCTGGCGATCATGCGCGAACGGCCCGACGTGAAGAGCGTCGTCCACTGCCATCCGCCCCATGCCACGGCCTTCGCCATTGCCCGCGAGCCGATCCCGCAGTGCGTGCTGCCCGAGGTCGAGGTGTTCCTCGGCGACATCCCCATCGCGAAGTACGAAACCCCCGGCACGCAGAAGTTCGCCGACACGGTCTTGCCCTTCGCCAAGAAGACGAACGTGATGATCCTGGCCAACCACGGCACGATCAGCTACGGCACGTCGGTCGAGCAGGCCTACTGGTGGACCGAGATCCTCGACGCCTACTGCCGCATGCTGCTCTTGGCGAAACAATTGGGCCGCGTGAACTACTTCACCGAAGGCGAAACTCGCGAACTGCTGGATCTGAAGTCGCGTCTCGGTTTCGCCGACGCCCGCTTCAACGAAGATATGCAGAACTGCGACATCTGTGCGAACGACGTCTTCCGCGAGAGCTGGAAGGAAGCCGGCATCGAGCAGCGTGCCTTCGACGCTCCCCCAGTGATGCGGAAGGCGACCGCCGCGGCGACCAGTGCCGCCGTAGCATCGCTACCCGCCGGCATCGATCAAGAAGCGCTCGTGCAGGCAATCACCACCCGCGTGCTCGAAGCGCTCGCGCAAAAGTAG
- a CDS encoding carbon dioxide concentrating mechanism protein CcmL → MRIGEVIGTVTLNRAHPLLVGGSLRLAVPLTLDNLRGEPGQRAEPIVVYDDLGAGNGSLIAISEGREAAQPFDPAGKPIDAYNAAILDTIDLEPPTRKGNRKSRA, encoded by the coding sequence ATGCGAATTGGCGAAGTCATCGGCACCGTCACGCTCAATCGTGCCCACCCGCTCCTCGTGGGTGGAAGCTTGCGTCTGGCAGTGCCCCTCACGCTCGACAATCTCCGGGGCGAGCCCGGCCAGCGGGCCGAGCCGATCGTCGTGTACGACGACCTCGGCGCCGGCAACGGCAGCTTGATCGCCATCAGCGAAGGACGCGAGGCTGCCCAACCCTTCGACCCCGCAGGCAAACCGATCGACGCTTACAACGCGGCCATCCTCGACACCATCGATCTCGAGCCGCCGACCAGGAAAGGAAATCGAAAGTCACGCGCATGA
- a CDS encoding EutN/CcmL family microcompartment protein → MNLGRVVGTATSTVKHASMNGAKLLIVQRYQTDGVTPDEDPVLVIDTLGAGRGAMVMLTSDGPEAAKILGDDRTPVRWSVQGIVDP, encoded by the coding sequence ATGAACCTCGGGCGAGTCGTCGGAACGGCAACCTCCACGGTGAAGCACGCGTCGATGAACGGCGCGAAGCTGCTCATCGTGCAGCGTTACCAGACCGACGGCGTCACGCCCGACGAAGATCCGGTGCTCGTGATCGACACGCTCGGCGCCGGCCGCGGCGCGATGGTCATGCTCACCAGCGACGGTCCCGAAGCGGCCAAGATCCTAGGGGACGACCGAACGCCGGTCCGCTGGAGCGTGCAGGGAATCGTCGATCCATGA
- a CDS encoding aldehyde dehydrogenase EutE: MQATEALIRNVVEEVLAQLKGAPAAVAAPRSKGRFGIFDSVDDAVDAATDAFEQLSTRTVADRKRVIDHIRRISIEQSVELGTMEMEETKIGRLVHKIEKLKTLGERTPGVEFLRSEVFSGDRGLAVIEHAPFGVIGCITPVTHSLPTITGNAVSMIAGGNTLVVNPHPSGRRVAAEGVRRFNEAIYRDLGIDNLICVIAEPTLESADAIFRHRGVKLICVTGGPAVARAAMNSGKRAIVAGPGNPPVVVDETADLDRAARAIIQGASYDNNLLCIAEKEVFVVDAVFDRMLAAMEKAGAVKLCAREVDALTKVAITQVGEGNHRHDVPAKEFLGQDAAVLARGIGKSVSAETEVLFGETDESNPFVPVEQMMPFLPFVRCRDVDEAIAKAKHFEHGFRHTAIIHSNDVRNMTKMGRALDTTLFVKNGPCMSSLGLGGEGYISFSIATPTGEGVTTPLTFTRERRCSLIDDLCILGK; encoded by the coding sequence ATGCAAGCTACTGAAGCCTTGATTCGCAATGTGGTCGAAGAGGTGCTCGCGCAGCTCAAAGGCGCGCCGGCCGCCGTTGCTGCCCCGCGCAGCAAGGGGCGTTTCGGCATCTTCGATTCGGTCGACGACGCCGTCGACGCCGCCACCGACGCCTTCGAGCAACTCTCGACCCGCACGGTCGCCGATCGCAAGCGGGTCATCGATCACATCCGCCGTATCTCGATCGAGCAGTCGGTCGAGCTCGGCACGATGGAAATGGAAGAGACGAAAATCGGCCGGCTCGTCCACAAGATCGAAAAGCTCAAAACGCTCGGCGAGCGCACGCCCGGCGTCGAGTTTCTCCGCAGCGAGGTCTTCAGCGGCGATCGCGGCCTGGCCGTCATCGAACATGCCCCGTTCGGCGTCATCGGCTGCATCACGCCCGTCACCCACTCGCTTCCCACGATCACCGGCAACGCGGTGAGCATGATCGCCGGCGGTAATACGCTGGTGGTGAATCCCCACCCGAGCGGTCGCCGCGTGGCCGCTGAAGGCGTGCGCCGCTTCAACGAGGCCATCTATCGCGATCTCGGCATCGACAACCTGATCTGCGTCATCGCCGAGCCGACGCTCGAATCGGCCGACGCCATCTTCCGCCATCGCGGCGTGAAGCTGATCTGCGTGACGGGCGGTCCGGCCGTGGCCCGCGCCGCCATGAACAGCGGCAAGCGCGCCATCGTGGCCGGCCCCGGCAATCCGCCCGTGGTGGTGGACGAAACGGCCGACCTCGACCGTGCGGCCCGGGCGATCATCCAGGGCGCCTCGTACGACAACAACCTGCTCTGCATCGCGGAGAAAGAGGTCTTCGTCGTCGATGCGGTCTTCGATCGCATGCTCGCGGCGATGGAAAAAGCGGGCGCCGTCAAGCTCTGTGCCCGTGAAGTCGACGCGCTGACGAAGGTCGCCATCACCCAGGTGGGCGAAGGCAATCATCGCCACGACGTGCCCGCCAAGGAGTTCCTCGGCCAGGACGCGGCCGTCCTCGCACGAGGCATCGGCAAGAGCGTATCGGCGGAAACCGAGGTGCTCTTCGGCGAGACCGACGAGTCGAACCCCTTCGTGCCGGTCGAACAGATGATGCCTTTCCTCCCCTTCGTGCGCTGCCGCGACGTCGACGAGGCGATCGCCAAGGCCAAGCACTTCGAACATGGCTTCCGCCACACGGCCATCATTCACTCGAACGACGTCCGCAACATGACCAAGATGGGGCGCGCGCTCGACACCACGCTCTTCGTCAAGAACGGGCCATGCATGTCGTCGCTCGGCTTGGGGGGCGAAGGCTACATCAGCTTCTCGATCGCCACGCCGACGGGCGAAGGCGTGACCACACCACTGACTTTTACCCGCGAGCGGCGCTGCTCGCTGATCGACGACCTGTGCATCCTGGGCAAGTAA
- a CDS encoding EutN/CcmL family microcompartment protein, translating into MFLAKVTGSVVSTQKVASMVGYKLLVVEPYRVDEQDRSRLKGTGRTFVAVDTLGAGIDEFVLIVQGSSARLTPETKQLPVDCAVIGIVDTVHVDQARVFHREGDSPGR; encoded by the coding sequence ATGTTCCTGGCCAAAGTAACCGGCAGCGTCGTTTCGACGCAGAAGGTCGCCTCGATGGTGGGCTACAAGCTGCTCGTCGTCGAACCCTATCGCGTCGATGAGCAAGATCGCTCGCGTCTGAAGGGGACGGGCCGCACGTTTGTCGCCGTCGATACGCTCGGCGCCGGCATCGACGAGTTCGTGCTCATCGTACAAGGCTCGAGCGCCCGACTCACGCCCGAGACGAAGCAGCTACCGGTCGATTGCGCCGTGATCGGCATCGTCGACACGGTCCACGTCGATCAAGCAAGAGTCTTCCACCGCGAAGGGGATTCGCCGGGGCGGTAG